The Xiphias gladius isolate SHS-SW01 ecotype Sanya breed wild chromosome 4, ASM1685928v1, whole genome shotgun sequence genome includes a window with the following:
- the ylpm1 gene encoding YLP motif-containing protein 1 isoform X1 has translation MYPSWGNYGGPQSQNYGGPGPRKQPGAGHAGPAAGFGGFEASSGGSLFSSLKEQHLQQMQQLQMLHQKQLQSVLQHGNSAGAYGGGHSGLSWHSEASGHSDSSPGAQPYYKQDATPAQPTRGPPAPMQGHQQPPPPPPQPHPTESQPGPPPPEPPSSKPPENNGAPKARETNKKDSSTTEDDKSLPLQEQQQLWYKQHLQNLQKLKQEKAKQNHKEGDGPVLPAPGQGVPPPPPSEPPKSTPPPPPPKDEPPVPPPPPEELRSETVGKPPTFTDTPEVPQDPAEAARLQQLQAAAAQWQQVQQQRAGLQYQALMQQHEKLQQILEQYQQLIKQPADLQSMSAEMQLRHYEMQQQQFTPLFQDWDRSFVLWYEQFQTYPHKDQLQDYEHQWKQWQEQMNATNAHLQERVATLTAMVPFASGQYNSGMMGQFGQYPGQDMQMQQQQQSLNPGMQHSPVAVGPRSQGPRPPGFGSHLESPAGPPVRGGGPAGIGIRPPGPPTIQPPSFNSVRCPRGNNPRFDQPQQRFDGPPRFDQPQQRFEGPPRFDQPRLRFDGPPRFDQPRQRFDGPPRFDQPRFGQQLRFEQPPRHPGPPPCFERPPVPQQKQQQGPQPKAETATKQPASMESKTPGKSAVQPQSEKEKSESRPDDKANAEDMTDDNLLVNEGFFVQSDPIPQTLQTNTKLEESDGNNASDSSDNPKAVNSKPSVTTASTVASKNAPAQNPLKPDGPLTNNKPPMVPKPPGIQQEPQASGQKQSGSDPPRPPPGRGRGQAPVPVQVHGRGRGQRGRGEFRGQNTVLLGEKMGEMSYDYMPPEEDLGMPEEQQEYHWQDPSYEEFGGEESEVPPEEMWMPEEHHFPTEEDYYEEPIGGPAMGRGGPPMMRGGPPLGRGGLPMGRGGPPMGRGGPHMGRGGPPMERGGPHMGRGGPHMGRGGGPPMGRGGPPMGRGGPPMGRGGPHMGRGGPPMGRGGPPMGRGGPPMGRGGPPMGRGDPVDRHWEECESAEYSQEDDPYWGERRPLMRGMRPPFPPGRGRPPRGHPGFLHQGRGRPPHPSHVPIDHEPLGHGMDTDNTEVDAARHPMYHGHDPHSHPMHPDAGRGRRRVPPPPHEMMDPMEEPLYDEGMERELGWQPPHGRGRPMPPHEIIDRGGMRRRPMGRGMARGMWRPGPTHEEFEEGYNEGYVEDYGHGEDGYRWQPPQDYPPDDYRNEAKYYEPEWDRERPPPERDYPPRKPPPEPYRDGHWLEERERERGQQFPYDEHDRGRGELRIREYKDEPPYRQVEPPYPPPPPSEWDRPSRLPPPPERGYPPDYEDRRPRYEDHREEPLLEQRPPPLPVAPVTNLPESTAEPAPQGTSGANVLALSQRQHEIILKAAQELKLIRELQEGKTPGTEPQPAPTEVLPELPAGLLGLEIPPDVRNVLKGMTAAAQTAAPEPVSWDTKPVAPDYHPVLPVAPAATVIPKTVDYGHGHEPGATVERISYGERIVLRPDPVPSDRGYEKEPLGPRDPYSRDPYYERRSDPYMDRREYSRERELYREKPPPEYERERFERERYPPRERDDRSPLAPLLRSGYRERDRDLRDRDRSGSRDRDEHYGRPGYDRPPYERAGLDRSGPERYSHSSSPYMDRRSYPEDRGPPTAPPLPPPPQPPPRVEKKPEIKNIDDILKPPGRSSRPERIVIIMRGLPGSGKSHVAKLIRDKEVDCGGAPPRVLVLDDYFMTEVEKVEKDPDTGRRVKNKVLEYEYEPEMEDTYRNSMLKTFKKTLDDGFFPFIILDTINDRVKHFDQFWSAAKTKGFEVYLAEITADTQTCAKRNVHGRTLKDIMKMSNNWEPSPRHMVRLDVRSLLQDAAIEEVEMEDFNPDDEPKEPKREEEEEGDLGYIPKSKWEMDTSEAKLDKLDGLGSSGKRKREGEHTAGLEDYLQLPDDYATRMSEPGKKRVRWADLEEQKDADRKRAIGFVVGQTDWERITDESGQLAQRALNRTKYF, from the exons ATGTACCCCTCCTGGGGAAACTATGGTGGACCTCAGTCGCAAAACTATGGAGGGCCCGGGCCTCGCAAGCAACCGGGTGCCGGCCACGCCGGCCCGGCCGCGGGGTTCGGCGGCTTCGAAGCCTCGTCCGGCGGCTCGCTGTTCTCCAGCCTGAAGGAGCAGCACCtccagcagatgcagcagctgcAAATGCTGCACCAGAAACAGCTCCAGTCTGTGCTGCAACACGGCAACAGTGCCGGCGCGTACGGTGGTGGGCATTCAGGGTTGTCGTGGCATTCAGAGGCCTCGGGACATTCAGACAGCAGCCCTGGAGCTCAGCCCTACTATAAACAAGACGCGACTCCGGCTCAGCCGACGAGGGGCCCACCTGCTCCCATGCAGGGTCACCAGCAGCCGCCTCCGCCTCCACCACAACCGCACCCCACCGAATCCCAACCGGGTCCTCCCCCTCCGGAGCCTCCGTCGTCAAAGCCACCGGAGAACAACGGTGCTCCCAAAGCCAGAGAGACCAACAAGAAGGATTCATCCACGACGGAAGACGACAAATCCTTACCTTTGCAG GAACAACAGCAACTTTGGTACAAGCAGCATCTTCAGAATCTACAGAAGTTGAAGCAAGAGAAAGCCAAACAGAATCACAAGGAGGGTGATGGCCCTGTGCTGCCAGCCCCGGGCCAAGgagttcctcctcctcctccatcagaACCACCAAAAAGCacacctcctccaccccctccaAAAGATGAGCCCCCAGtaccacctccaccacctgaGGAACTAAGG AGCGAAACTGTAGGAAAACCACCTACATTTACTGACACA CCAGAAGTCCCACAAGACCCAGCGGAGGCTGCCCGCCTCCAGCAGTTACAGGCTGCAGCAGCGCAGTGGCAGCAGGTGCAACAGCAGAGAGCAGGCTTGCAATACCAGGCTCTAATGCAACAGCACGAAAAGCTTCAGCAGATTCTGGAACAATACCAACAGCTGATTAAGCAACCTGCAGACCTTCAG TCAATGTCTGCTGAAATGCAGCTGAGGCACTatgaaatgcagcagcagcagttcacCCCTTTATTTCAAGACTGGGATCGCTCATTTGTCCTGTGGTATGAGCAGTTCCAGACCTATCCCCACAAAGACCAACTGCAGGACTATGAACACCAATGGAAGCAGTGGCAGGAGCAGATGAACGCCACAAATGCCCACCTTCAAGAAAGGGTGGCCACTCTGACTGCCATGGTGCCGTTTGCCTCAGGCCAGTACAATAGTGGTATGATGGGTCAATTTGGCCAGTACCCTGGACAAGATATgcaaatgcagcagcagcagcagtcactAAACCCGGGTATGCAGCATTCTCCAGTTGCTGTTGGTCCCAGATCTCAAGGTCCACGCCCCCCTGGGTTTGGGTCACATCTGGAATCACCTGCTGGACCCCCTGTGAGAGGAGGTGGCCCTGCTGGCATAGGAATAAGACCCCCAGGTCCCCCCACTATTCAGCCACCAAGCTTCAACAGTGTTAGATGTCCACG AGGAAACAACCCTAGATTTGACCAGCCACAGCAGCGCTTTGATGGTCCTCCAAGGTTTGACCAACCACAGCAGCGCTTTGAAGGCCCCCCTCGATTTGACCAGCCAAGGCTCCGCTTTGATGGTCCTCCCAGATTTGACCAACCACGGCAACGCTTTGATGGTCCCCCTAGATTTGACCAACCTCGATTTGGGCAGCAGCTCAGGTTTGAACAACCCCCAAGGCACCCTGGCCCTCCACCTTGTTTTGAACGCCCGCCTGTGCCccagcaaaaacaacagcaaggTCCCCAACCTAAGGCAGAAACGGCCACTAAACAACCTGCCAGCATGGAATCCAAGACTCCAGGTAAATCAGCTGTGCAGCCAcagtctgaaaaagaaaaaagtgaatcaAGACCAGATGATAAGGCCAATGCTGAAGACATGACAGATGACAACTTGCTTGTTAATGAGGGtttttttgtccaaagtgaCCCCATTCCTCAGACattacagacaaacacaaagcttGAGGAATCAGATGGCAATAATGCTTCTGACAGTAGTGACAATCCCAAGGCTGTTAACAGCAAGCCTTCAGTAACTACTGCTTCTACTGTAGCATCAAAAAATGCTCCTGCCCAAAATCCCCTCAAACCAGATGGACCACTGACAAACAACAAACCCCCAATGGTTCCAAAGCCCCCAGGAATCCAACAGGAGCCACAAGCTTCTGGCCAAAAGCAGTCAGGATCAGACCCTCCAAGGCCTCCCCCTGGAAGGGGCCGAGGCCAGGCCCCAGTACCTGTCCAAGTGCATGGGCGAGGTCGGGGGCAGAGGGGCCGTGGAGAGTTCAGGGGACAGAACACTGTCCTGCTTGGGGAGAAGATGGGAGAAATGTCCTATGACTACATGCCACCTGAAGAGGACTTAGGGATGCCAGAAGAGCAGCAAGAATATCACTGGCAAGATCCTTCATACGAGGAGTTTGGTGGTGAGGAATCTGAGGTGCCTCCTGAAGAAATGTGGATGCCAGAGGAACATCACTTCCCAACAGAGGAAGATTATTATGAAGAGCCAATAGGAGGACCAGCTATGGGGAGAGGAGGGCCCCCAATGATGAGAGGAGGGCCCCCTTTGGGAAGAGGAGGCCTACCTATGGGTAGAGGTGGTCCTCCTATGGGGAGAGGTGGTCCTCACATGGGGAGAGGTGGTCCTCCTATGGAGAGAGGTGGTCCTCACATGGGGAGAGGTGGTCCTCACATGGGGAGAGGTGGTGGTCCTCCTATGGGGAGAGGTGGTCCTCCTATGGGGAGAGGTGGTCCTCCTATGGGGAGAGGTGGCCCTCACATGGGGAGAGGTGGCCCTCCTATGGGGAGAGGTGGCCCTCCTATGGGAAGAGGAGGGCCACCTATGGGAAGAGGAGGGCCACCCATGGGAAGAGGAGATCCAGTGGACAGGCACTGGGAAGAATGTGAATCAGCGGAGTACTCACAAGAAGATGACCCTTACTGGGGAGAGAGGAGACCTCTAATGAGAGGAATGAGACCCCCTTTTCCACCTGGCCGGGGTCGTCCCCCTCGTGGTCATCCTGGCTTCTTGCACCAAGGACGAGGACGCCCCCCTCACCCATCACATGTGCCAATTGATCACGAGCCGTTAGGCCATGGAATGGACACTGATAATACAGAAGTTGATGCAGCAAGGCACCCCATGTATCATGGACACGATCCTCACAGCCATCCAATGCATCCTGATGCAGGAAGAGGCAGGCGTCGTGTACCACCTCCGCCCCATGAAATGATGGACCCTATGGAGGAGCCATTGTACGATGAGGGAATGGAGAGAGAATTAGGGTGGCAACCGCCACATGGCAGAGGCCGCCCTATGCCTCCACATGAGATAATAGATAGGGGAGGAATGAGGAGGAGACCTATGGGTCGAGGAATGGCAAGAGGTATGTGGCGGCCAGGTCCAACACATGAGGAATTTGAAGAGGGATATAATGAGGGTTACGTCGAGGATTATGGTCATGGGGAAGACGGGTATCGCTGGCAGCCACCACAGGACTATCCTCCTGATGACTATCGGAATGAGGCCAAGTATTATGAGCCTGAATGGGACAGGGAGCGTCCTCCTCCTGAGAGGGACTATCCCCCCCGCAAGCCTCCACCAGAGCCCTACAGGGATGGACATTGGctagaggaaagagaaagagaaaggggtcAGCAATTTCCATATGATGAGCACGACAGGGGAAGAGGAGAACTTAGAATCCGAGAATACAAGGATGAGCCACCATACCGACAGGTAGAGCCACCATacccaccaccacccccttCAGAATGGGATAGGCCTTCAAGACTCCCTCCACCACCAGAGAGAGGATATCCTCCTGACTATGAAGATCGCAGACCCCGCTATGAGGACCACAGGGAAGAGCCTCTTTTGGAACAACGTCCACCTCCACTCCCTGTAGCACCTGTAACAAACTTACCAGAGAGCACAGCTGAACCAGCACCACAAGGAACAAGTGGAGCAAATGTACTTGCTCTCTCTCAACGTCAGCATGAGATCATCTTGAAAGCTGCTCAAGAGCTTAAACTTATAAG GGAACTGCAGGAGGGGAAGACCCCTGGTACTGAACCTCAGCCTGCACCAACTGAGGTCTTGCCTGAGCTTCCTGCTGGTCTTCTTGGTCTGGAGATCCCACCGGATGTCAGGAATGTTTTGAAG GGCATGACTGCAGCAGCGCAGACAGCTGCACCTGAACCTGTATCTTGGGATACAAAGCCTGTTGCCCCAGACTACCACCCAGTCCTCCCTGTTGCACCCGCAGCTACAGTGATTCCAAAGACTGTGGATTATGGGCATGGACATG AGCCTGGTGCCACAGTTGAGCGGATCTCTTATGGTGAGAGAATTGTGCTGAGGCCTGACCCGGTGCCCTCAGACAGGGGTTATGAAAAAG AACCTCTTGGACCCAGAGATCCTTATAGCAGAGACCCATATTATGAAAGACGATCAGACCCTTACATGGACCGCCGGGAGTACAGTAGAGAGAGGGAATTATACAGAGAAAAGCCTCCACCTGAAtatgaaagagaaagatttGAGAGGGAGCGCTATCCCCCAAGAGAAAGAGATGACAG ATCTCCACTGGCACCTCTCCTGCGCTCAGGATACAGGGAGAGAGACCGGGATCTTCGAGATCGTGACCGAAGTGGCAGTCGTGATCGAGATGAACATTACGGAAGGCCTGGCTACGATAGACCTCCATACGAGCGTGCTGGACTTGACCGCAGTGGGCCTGAGCGTTATAGCCATAGCTCCTCACCTTACA TGGACAGAAGAAGTTATCCAGAGGACCGAGGGCCACCCACTGCACCACCTCTACCACCTCCACCTCAGCCACCCCCACGAGTCGAGAAGAAGCCAGAAATAAAGAATATTGACGATATCCTCAAACCACCTGGCAGATCATCTCGGCCTGAAAGG attGTCATTATAATGAGAGGGCTTCCAGGAAGCGGAAAAAGCCATGTTGCAAAGCTCATTCGG GACAAAGAAGTGGATTGTGGTGGTGCCCCACCAAGAGTTCTTGTTTTGGATGACTATTTCATGACGGAGGTTGAGAAAGTTGAGAAAGACCCAGACACAGGCAGGAGGGTCAAAAATAAG GTTCTTGAGTATGAGTACGAGCCAGAGATGGAGGATACCTACCGGAACAGCATGCTTAAAACATTTAAGAAGACTCTGGATGACGGCTTTTTCCCCTTTATCATTTTAGACACTATTAATGACAGGGTTAAACATTTTGATCAGTTCTGGAGCGCAGCCAAAACTAAAGGATTTGAG gTGTATCTGGCTGAAATCACTGCAGACACTCAGACTTGTGCAAAGAGAAATGTCCATGGACGCACGCTTAAGGATATAATGAAG ATGTCTAACAACTGGGAGCCTTCACCCCGGCATATGGTGCGCTTAGATGTCCGGTCCCTGCTTCAGGATGCTGCTATAGAGGAG GTTGAAATGGAAGACTTCAATCCCGATGACGAGCCCAAGGAACccaagagagaggaggaagaagagggtgATCTG GGCTACATTCCAAAAAGCAAATGGGAGATGGACACGTCTGAGGCAAAACTTG ACAAGTTGGATGGTCTGGGGAGCAGTGGGAAGAGGAAACGTGAAGGTGAACACACGGCAGGCCTGGAGGACTACCTTCAGCTGCCAGACGACTATGCCACACGCATGTCCGAACCAGGAAAGAAACGG GTTCGATGGGCTGATCTTGAAGAGCAGAAGGATGCAGATCGAAAGCGCGCTATTGGCTTTGTGGTGGGTCAAACGGACTGGGAGAGAATAACGGATGAGAGCGGCCAGCTGGCACAAAGAGCTCTCAACCGTACCAAGTATTTCTAA